One Streptomyces dangxiongensis genomic window, CGGGGCGGAACCCGACCCGGTGGCGGCGGCGGTGCTCGACGAGACCGCCCGGTACCTCGGTGCGGGCCTGTCCGACCTCATCAACCTCTTCCAGCCCGAGCGGGTCCTCGTCGGCGGCTGGGCGGGCCTCCAGCTCGGCACCGCCTTCCTGGAACAGGTCCGCGCCCACGCCCTCGCACAGGCCCTGCGCTTCCCCGCGAGCCGCAGCCGCATCGAACTGGGCCAGCTCGGCCCGGAAGCGGTCACCGTCGGCGCGGCGGTCCTCCCCCTGGCCGCGTTCCTCACCCGCGGCGGCCACCGCCCCCACCCGGCGCCGCACCGGCCGGCCCCACCGACTTGGCGGACGAGTCTGGAGAGCCGGTTGGTGTAGGAGGCGGTGGGGTCGGAGCCGGTGCTGCGGTAGGGGGCCGGGGGCGGGGTCGCCACCCGGCCCGCCCGACCTGTGCGGTCCGCGCCCGGCACACCGTGAGCGGTGCCGAGCGCGGACCGGCGACGGGGACGGCGGCCACCCCGCGGGCGCGGTGGCCACCCCGCAGGTGGGGCGGCCACCCCGCAGGTACGGCGATCCCGCCGCGGGTACGGTGATCACCTGATCACCCCACCGAGGCGATGGTCACCGCCCGGGTGCGGCAATCCCCTCGCTGGTCACCCCACCGGTGCGGCGGTCACCCCACCGGCCCTGCTACGACCCCACCGGCGCCGCGGTGACCCCGCCGATGCGACGGTCACCCCACCGGTAGGGTCACCACCCGTGTCGGGGTCACCGTGCGGGCGTCGTCGCCGGTGCCGGTGCGTAGCCGGCGGGCCGGGTGGTGAACGTGCCCCGGCCCTGGGTGCGGCTGCGCAACCGGGTGGCGTAGCCGAACAGTTCGGCCAGCGGCACGATCGCCGTCAGGACGGCCGCGCCACCGCGGGCCTGCGAGCCGCCGACCCGGCCGCGCCGTGCGGCCAGGTCCCCGAGGACCCCGCCGACCGCGTCCGCCGGCACGGTCACCGTGACCTCGGCGACCGGCTCCAGCAGGACCGCCGTACAGGCCCGCAGGGCAGCGCGCAGACCGAGCCGGCCGGCGGTGCGGAAGGCCGTGTCGGACGAGTCCTTCACATGCGTGGAGCCGTCGGTGAGCGTGACGCGCAGCCCGGTCACCGGATGCCCGCCGAGCGGCCCCTCGGCAAGGGCGTCCCGGCAGCCGGCCTCGACCGCGCGCACGTACTCCTGCGGCACCCGGCCACCGGTCACGGCCGACCGGAACACGAAACCGGTGACGCCCGCGTCCGGACCGAGCGGCTCCACGTCCAGAACGACATGCGCGAACTGCCCGGCTCCGCCGTCCTGTTTGACGTGCCGGTACACGAATCCGCGTACCCCGCCGGCCACCGTCTCCCGGTAGGCGACCCGCGGCCGGCCCACGGTGACCTCCGGCCCGCCGTCACGGCGGATCCGCTCCACCGCGACCTCCAGATGGAGTTCACCCCTTCCGGAGAGCACGGTCTGCCCGGTCTCGGCATCGATGCGCACCACCAGCGAGGGGTCCTCCTCCGCGAGCCGGGCCAGCGCCGTGGCGAGCCGGCCGGTGTCCGTGCTCCGCCGTGCCTCGACCGCCACGGACACCACGGGATCGGCGGCCACGGGCGGTTCCAGCAGCAGCGGTGCTCCGGGGTCGCACAGCGTGGCGCCGGGCCGGGCGGACTTCACGCCCGCGACCGCGACGATGTCACCGGCGACCGCCCGGTCGAGCTGGACGTGCCGGTCCGCCATGACCCGCAGGATGCGCGCCACCCGCTCGGTGCGTCCGGCGCCCGCGTCGCACACGATGTCCCCCTTCTCCAGCGTCCCCGAGTAGATCCGCACGTAGGCCAGGCGCCCGGTGGCGCCCGCGTTCACCTTGAACACCAGCCCCGCGAACGGCAGTCGGGGATCGGCGTTCCGCTGCTGCTGTCCGGCGCCGTCGTGGACCCCGCGTACGGCGGGTACGTCCAGCGGCGAGGGCAGGTAGGCCACCACCGCGTCCAGCAGCGGTTCGATGCCGCGGTTGCGGTAGGCGGAACCGCAGAGCACGACCACGCCGTCCCCGCTGCGGGTCAGGTCGCGCAGGGCGGTGGTGAGGGTCGCGGCGGAGAGGGTCTCGCGGTCGCAGAACTCCTCCAGGGCGGCCGGGTGCCGTTCCGCGACCGCCTCCTCCAACGCGCGCCGCCGCCGTACCGCCTCCTCGCGCAGCTCCTCGGGCACCGCGCCATCCACGGCCGTACCCTCGTCGTCGCCCCAGATCAGCGACCGCATCCGTACCAGGTCCACCACGCCGGTGAAGCCGCCCTCGGCGCCGACGGGCAACTGCACCACCAGCGGGGCGGGGTGCAGCCGTTCCCGGATGGAGCCGACGGCCCGGTCGAGGTCGGCGCCCGCGCGGTCCAGTTTGTTGACGAACGCGATCCTCGGCACGCCGTGCCGGTCGGCCTGCCGCCACACCGACTCGCTCTGCGGCTCGACCCCGGCGACGGCGTCGAACACGGCGACCGCGCCGTCCAGGACGCGCAGCGACCGCTCGACCTCGTCGGCGAAGTCGACGTGTCCGGGGGTGTCGATCAGGTTGATGCGGTGGCCGTCCCAGGCACAGCTCACCGCGGCGGCGAAGATGGTGATGCCGCGGTCGCGTTCCTGCGGATCGAAGTCGGTGACGGTAGTGCCGTCGTGCACCTCGCCCCGCTTGCGGGTGGTGCCCGTCGCGTACAGGATGCGCTCGGTGACGGTGGTCTTGCCCGCGTCGACGTGGGCGAGGATGCCGAGGTTGCGGACAGCGGAGAGAGGGTTGGGGGTCGTACGCACGGCCCGATGCCTTTCGGAAGGTGAAGTGGGGCAGCGCGATCACCCGTGCGCCCAGGAGTGCGCCGGCCTGCGGGCCGCGTCCGGCGTACGGCCGGAGCGGCGGGGAAAGGTCAGCGGGGCGTCACGGGATCCGGTGCCGGCCGCGCAGCGGGCACCGGCCGGACGGGGATACGAGGATCACCTCGTACCGGGAACGGGAAGCGACGACAGCGGTGCGCTCACACACGGCCCGGCTCCCCTCGTCCGACACTGCGACCGGCTCGGCGGCCCACTGCGGGGGCGACGCCGGATCGGTGGCGAGTCTAGGCAGGCCGGTCCGGCCGGGGCACGCGGTTTTCCGGGCCGGGGAGCGGCATGGCGGTGCGTACGGCGCGGCGCCCGCGCAGGTCTGCCGTGGTGACGCCCACCGCGACCACGGCGCCGAGGCAGAGCAGGCCACCGCTGACGAGGGCCGCCGCTCCCGTGCGCCGAACCGAGCCGGGGGAAACAGAAAAACCCCACGTGAAGTGGGGTCTTCGCTGGTGT contains:
- the fusA gene encoding elongation factor G, which codes for MRTTPNPLSAVRNLGILAHVDAGKTTVTERILYATGTTRKRGEVHDGTTVTDFDPQERDRGITIFAAAVSCAWDGHRINLIDTPGHVDFADEVERSLRVLDGAVAVFDAVAGVEPQSESVWRQADRHGVPRIAFVNKLDRAGADLDRAVGSIRERLHPAPLVVQLPVGAEGGFTGVVDLVRMRSLIWGDDEGTAVDGAVPEELREEAVRRRRALEEAVAERHPAALEEFCDRETLSAATLTTALRDLTRSGDGVVVLCGSAYRNRGIEPLLDAVVAYLPSPLDVPAVRGVHDGAGQQQRNADPRLPFAGLVFKVNAGATGRLAYVRIYSGTLEKGDIVCDAGAGRTERVARILRVMADRHVQLDRAVAGDIVAVAGVKSARPGATLCDPGAPLLLEPPVAADPVVSVAVEARRSTDTGRLATALARLAEEDPSLVVRIDAETGQTVLSGRGELHLEVAVERIRRDGGPEVTVGRPRVAYRETVAGGVRGFVYRHVKQDGGAGQFAHVVLDVEPLGPDAGVTGFVFRSAVTGGRVPQEYVRAVEAGCRDALAEGPLGGHPVTGLRVTLTDGSTHVKDSSDTAFRTAGRLGLRAALRACTAVLLEPVAEVTVTVPADAVGGVLGDLAARRGRVGGSQARGGAAVLTAIVPLAELFGYATRLRSRTQGRGTFTTRPAGYAPAPATTPAR